The following proteins are encoded in a genomic region of Sphaerodactylus townsendi isolate TG3544 unplaced genomic scaffold, MPM_Stown_v2.3 scaffold_1611, whole genome shotgun sequence:
- the LOC125424962 gene encoding uncharacterized protein LOC125424962, whose product MLHLQAIWNLLTAQQRKQLPKFEAGGDQSLKGGNEKPPGGRLFHSDASGEKPGMKSSSEATSILSERGERANRQREQKTSLETAWKSPGTSSIAVIQHQKVGGKEIILQEQELSDDSMRGGQMNISSFETGVRLIDVVELHVSFNQFNGKICVLTHEKGRNAQMSVSTRPQENVDLERGVEDEKLCEKVDFPQGDTTVITQSVEAVYIDVADPVTAKSSSIPLQVKGDGEEVLLNANFEDEIVWFDMQSAKGITPEQQAQVAEILAEIKNVFCSKPGYTDLISHYIDMGGNLPIEVMSYTMMLHHAVTRKRNSKGRDTIVFSSKKKVSDYG is encoded by the coding sequence atgctgcatctacaggctatatggaatcttttgacagcacagcagagaaaacaacttccaaaattCGAAGCTGGAGGGGATCAAAGTCTCAAGGGAGGGAACgaaaagcctccaggtgggagactgttccattcagatgcaagcGGAGAGAAGCCTGGAATGAAATCCTCTTCGGAAGCTACCAGCATCCtttcagaaaggggggagagagcaaaTCGCCAGAGGGAACAGAAGACATCTTTGGAAACGGCTTGGAAGTCACCCGGAACGAGCTCCATAGCGGTCATCCAGCACCAGaaggttggtgggaaggagatcATTCTCCAGGAACAGGAACTTTCGGATGACAGCATGAGAGGTGGAcagatgaacatttcatcttttgaaactggtgtaagattaattgatgttgttgaattacatgtaagttttaatcagtttaatgggaaaatttgtgttttgacccatgagaaaggtagaaatgcacaaatgagtgtttccactaggccccaagaaaatgttgatttggaaaggggggtggaggatgaaaagttgtgtgagaaggtggattttccacaaggtgatacaactgtaattacacAATCAGTCGAAGCAGTCTATATTGACGTGGCAGATCCTGTAACtgccaagagcagcagcattcctcttcaagttaagggggatggagaggaagtccttttgaatgcaaactttgaggatgaaattgtttggtttgatatgcaaagtgctaaaggtatcacaccagagcagcaggctcaagtggcagaaataCTGGCTGAAATAAAAAATGTGTTCTGCAGCAAGCCAGGTTACACTGACTtgatttcacattacattgaTATGGGCGGGAATTTGCCTATTGAAGTGATGTCCTACACAATGATGTTGCATCACGCagtaaccaggaagagaaattccaaagggagagatactattgtgtttt